One Thermoleophilaceae bacterium DNA window includes the following coding sequences:
- a CDS encoding dodecin family protein has protein sequence MAVVKIIELVGSSSESSDAAVQAALSDAKQTLRNIKAVDVVSTGLRGENLDEWRAHVRVAFLIERVNE, from the coding sequence ATGGCTGTCGTGAAGATCATCGAGCTCGTGGGCAGCTCGAGCGAAAGCTCGGATGCGGCCGTGCAGGCGGCGCTCAGCGACGCGAAGCAGACGCTCCGCAACATCAAGGCGGTGGACGTCGTGTCGACCGGCTTGCGCGGCGAGAACCTCGACGAGTGGCGCGCGCACGTGCGCGTGGCCTTCTTGATCGAGCGCGTGAACGAATAG